From a single Kitasatospora sp. NBC_00458 genomic region:
- the pheT gene encoding phenylalanine--tRNA ligase subunit beta, whose product MRVPLSWLREYVDLPAGETGRDVAERLVRAGLEVETVEQLGGDLKGPLVVGEVLSIEELTGFKKPIRHCFVNVGDANGTGAPQEIVCGATNFAVGDKVVVVLPGAVLPGPFPIAARQTYGHTSAGMICSARELGMGDDHDGIIVLPPEYEPGTDAVELLQLVDEVLDIAVTPDRGYCLSMRGVAREAAAAYGLPLADPALLDVPPANSFGYLVKVADPAGCDRFVARTVIGLDPAAKSPIWLQRRLQKSGIRPISLAVDITNYVMLEVGQPLHAYDKQRVDGPITVRRAEQGETLTTLDGVKRTLSAEDLLICDNSGPIGLAGVMGGASTEILDPAAGPGTTEVIIEAAHFDPVAIARGAKRHKLPSEASKRFERGVDPEATRAAAQRAVDLLVLIAGGTAEAGVTDIAAPHPVRTITIAADLPDRVAGTGYGRETVTRRLQEIGCSVAGADVLEVTPPTWRPDLTDPYDLAEEVIRLEGYDNVPARMPTVPPGKGLTEAQRIHRRVGVALAGTGYVEVNNYPFVGEAAFDGLGLEKDDRRRRTVKLVNPLSDEEPALRTTLLPGLLGALRRNVGRGNTDLAVFETGTVFLPKDELSVAPRPAVDRRPSDAELAALDAALPHQPRRVAVALAGERLPSGWWGKGAGASWADAVEAARTVARAAGVELTVRRGQLLPWHPGRCAELVVAGTDRVVGHAGELHPRVVKSLGLPERTAAMEVDLDLLTADGAERVSGPAVSGFPVATQDVALIVDAAVPAAEVEAALRTGAGELLEAIRLFDVFTGEQVGEGRKSLAYALRFRAGDRTLTADEATAAREAAVAEAVARTGAVLRGA is encoded by the coding sequence ATGCGCGTCCCGCTTTCCTGGCTGCGCGAGTACGTCGACCTGCCGGCCGGCGAGACCGGCCGTGACGTGGCCGAGCGCCTGGTCCGGGCCGGCCTGGAGGTCGAGACCGTCGAGCAGCTCGGCGGCGACCTCAAGGGCCCGCTGGTGGTCGGCGAGGTGCTCTCCATCGAGGAGCTGACCGGCTTCAAGAAGCCGATCCGGCACTGCTTCGTCAACGTCGGCGACGCCAACGGCACCGGCGCCCCGCAGGAGATCGTCTGCGGCGCCACCAACTTCGCCGTCGGCGACAAGGTCGTCGTGGTCCTCCCGGGCGCCGTGCTGCCCGGCCCGTTCCCGATCGCCGCCCGCCAGACCTACGGCCACACCTCGGCCGGCATGATCTGCTCCGCCCGCGAGCTGGGCATGGGCGACGACCACGACGGCATCATCGTGCTCCCGCCCGAGTACGAGCCCGGCACCGACGCCGTCGAGCTGCTCCAGCTCGTCGACGAGGTGCTCGACATCGCCGTCACCCCGGACCGCGGCTACTGCCTGTCCATGCGCGGCGTCGCCCGCGAGGCCGCCGCCGCCTACGGGCTGCCGCTGGCCGACCCGGCACTGCTCGACGTCCCGCCGGCCAACTCCTTCGGCTACCTGGTGAAGGTCGCCGACCCGGCCGGCTGCGACCGGTTCGTGGCCCGCACCGTGATCGGCCTCGACCCGGCGGCCAAGTCCCCGATCTGGCTCCAGCGCCGCCTGCAGAAGTCGGGCATCCGCCCGATCTCGCTGGCCGTCGACATCACCAACTACGTGATGCTTGAGGTCGGCCAGCCGCTCCACGCCTACGACAAGCAGCGCGTCGACGGCCCGATCACCGTCCGCCGCGCGGAGCAGGGCGAGACCCTCACCACCCTCGACGGCGTCAAGCGCACGCTGTCCGCCGAGGACCTGCTGATCTGCGACAACAGCGGCCCGATCGGCCTGGCCGGCGTCATGGGCGGCGCCTCCACCGAGATCCTCGACCCGGCCGCCGGCCCCGGCACCACCGAGGTGATCATCGAGGCGGCGCACTTCGACCCGGTCGCCATCGCCCGCGGCGCCAAGCGCCACAAGCTGCCCTCCGAGGCGTCCAAGCGCTTCGAGCGCGGCGTCGACCCGGAGGCCACCCGCGCCGCCGCCCAGCGCGCCGTCGACCTGCTCGTGCTGATCGCCGGCGGCACCGCCGAGGCCGGTGTCACCGACATCGCCGCCCCGCACCCGGTGCGCACCATCACCATCGCCGCCGACCTGCCCGACCGCGTCGCCGGCACCGGGTACGGCCGCGAGACCGTCACCCGGCGGCTCCAGGAGATCGGCTGCTCCGTCGCGGGCGCCGACGTCCTGGAGGTCACCCCGCCGACCTGGCGCCCCGACCTCACCGACCCGTACGACCTCGCCGAGGAGGTCATCCGGCTTGAGGGCTACGACAACGTGCCCGCCCGGATGCCCACCGTGCCGCCGGGCAAGGGCCTGACCGAGGCCCAGCGGATCCACCGCCGGGTCGGCGTGGCGCTGGCCGGCACCGGCTACGTCGAGGTCAACAACTACCCGTTCGTCGGCGAGGCCGCCTTCGACGGGCTCGGCCTGGAGAAGGACGACCGCCGCCGCCGCACGGTCAAGCTGGTCAACCCGCTGAGCGACGAGGAGCCGGCGCTGCGCACCACGCTGCTGCCGGGCCTGCTCGGGGCGCTGCGCCGCAACGTCGGCCGCGGGAACACCGACCTGGCGGTCTTCGAGACCGGCACGGTCTTCCTGCCCAAGGACGAGCTGTCCGTCGCGCCGCGCCCGGCCGTCGACCGCCGCCCCAGCGACGCGGAGCTGGCCGCGCTGGACGCGGCGCTGCCGCACCAGCCGCGCCGGGTCGCCGTCGCGCTGGCCGGCGAGCGGCTGCCGTCCGGCTGGTGGGGCAAGGGCGCCGGGGCCTCCTGGGCGGACGCCGTCGAGGCGGCCCGCACGGTGGCCCGCGCCGCCGGCGTCGAGCTGACCGTGCGCCGGGGGCAGCTGCTGCCCTGGCACCCGGGCCGCTGCGCCGAGCTGGTCGTGGCCGGCACCGACCGGGTGGTCGGCCACGCCGGTGAGCTGCACCCGCGCGTGGTCAAGTCGCTGGGCCTGCCGGAGCGGACCGCCGCGATGGAGGTCGACCTCGACCTGCTGACCGCCGACGGTGCCGAGCGGGTCTCCGGCCCGGCGGTCTCCGGCTTCCCGGTGGCCACCCAGGACGTCGCGCTGATCGTCGACGCCGCCGTGCCGGCCGCCGAGGTGGAGGCCGCGCTGCGTACGGGGGCCGGTGAACTGCTGGAGGCCATCCGGCTGTTCGACGTGTTCACCGGCGAGCAGGTCGGCGAGGGCCGGAAGTCGCTGGCGTACGCGCTGCGGTTCCGCGCCGGGGACCGGACGCTGACCGCCGACGAGGCGACCGCCGCCCGCGAGGCGGCCGTCGCCGAGGCCGTCGCCCGCACCGGGGCGGTGCTGCGCGGCGCCTGA
- the infC gene encoding translation initiation factor IF-3 has product MSTEPRINDRIRVPEVRLVGPSGEQVGIVPLAKALELAQEYDLDLVEVAATARPPVCKLMDYGKFKYESAMKAREARKNQAHTVIKEMKLRPKIDPHDYDTKKGHVVRFLKQGDKVKITIMFRGREQSRPELGFRLLQRLADDVQDLGFIESSPKQDGRNMIMVLGPHKKKTEAMAEARAIADARKAERQGRNTGPDAAADDDDAALEAENAAAEAEAEADEIDDADDNDEAAEAVVEADVEAAAEVEQPAEASQGA; this is encoded by the coding sequence ATCAGCACCGAGCCCCGCATCAACGACCGGATTCGCGTCCCCGAGGTGCGACTCGTCGGTCCCAGCGGCGAGCAGGTCGGCATCGTGCCGCTTGCCAAGGCGCTGGAGCTCGCGCAGGAGTACGACCTCGACCTGGTCGAGGTCGCGGCGACCGCCCGGCCGCCGGTGTGCAAGCTCATGGACTACGGCAAGTTCAAGTACGAGTCGGCCATGAAGGCCCGTGAGGCGCGCAAGAACCAGGCGCACACGGTCATCAAGGAGATGAAGCTCCGGCCGAAGATCGACCCGCACGACTATGACACCAAGAAGGGTCACGTCGTTCGGTTCCTCAAGCAGGGCGACAAGGTCAAGATCACGATCATGTTCCGCGGTCGTGAGCAGTCCCGCCCCGAGCTGGGCTTCCGACTGCTCCAGCGGCTCGCCGACGACGTCCAGGACCTGGGCTTCATCGAGTCCTCGCCGAAGCAGGACGGCCGTAACATGATCATGGTTCTCGGCCCGCACAAGAAGAAGACCGAGGCGATGGCCGAGGCCCGCGCGATCGCGGACGCCCGCAAGGCCGAGCGCCAGGGCCGGAACACCGGCCCGGACGCCGCCGCGGACGACGACGACGCCGCGCTTGAGGCCGAGAACGCCGCCGCCGAGGCCGAGGCCGAGGCCGACGAGATCGACGACGCCGACGACAACGATGAGGCCGCCGAGGCCGTCGTCGAGGCCGACGTCGAGGCCGCCGCCGAGGTCGAGCAGCCGGCCGAGGCCTCCCAGGGCGCCTGA
- a CDS encoding amino acid deaminase/aldolase, with translation MATLEAAARAAAASSPAADRARYDRATAHLDGPVAVVDLAAFDANAADLVRRAAGKPIRVASKSVRCRALLDRALATDGFAGVMSFTLAESLWLARSGLRDVLLAYPSTDRAGFAELTADPELAAAVTVLLDDPAQLDLVDAARAGSAEVRVCLELDTALQLLGGRVRVGARRSPLRSPEDLAAFAELVQRRRGFRVVGLMAYEGHVAGVGDSVPGRPVRSRLIRLMQSKARAELAGRRAETVRLLRRVADLEFVNGGGTGSVESTAAERAVTEVAAGSGLYQPRLFDHYRAFQGRPAALFGQPVVRRPGVGVVTVLGGGYPASGAAGPDRSPVPYLPPGLRYDPMEGAGEVQTPLLGSAADDLLIGDRVWFRHAKAGELCERFSELHLVEGDSVVSTVPTYRGERQTFL, from the coding sequence ATGGCCACCCTCGAAGCTGCTGCCCGCGCCGCCGCCGCGTCCTCCCCGGCGGCCGACCGCGCCCGGTACGACCGGGCCACCGCCCACCTGGACGGCCCGGTGGCCGTCGTCGACCTGGCGGCGTTCGACGCCAACGCCGCCGACCTGGTGCGCCGGGCGGCGGGCAAACCGATCCGGGTCGCCAGCAAGTCGGTGCGCTGCCGGGCCCTGCTGGACCGGGCACTGGCCACCGACGGCTTCGCCGGGGTGATGAGCTTCACCCTCGCCGAGTCGCTCTGGCTGGCCCGCTCGGGCCTGCGCGACGTCCTGCTCGCCTACCCCTCCACCGACCGGGCGGGCTTCGCCGAGCTGACGGCCGACCCGGAGCTGGCCGCCGCCGTCACCGTGCTCCTGGACGACCCGGCCCAGCTGGACCTGGTCGACGCGGCCCGGGCCGGCTCCGCCGAGGTCCGGGTCTGCCTCGAACTGGACACCGCGCTGCAGCTGCTCGGCGGGCGGGTCCGGGTCGGCGCCCGGCGCTCGCCGCTGCGCTCCCCCGAGGACCTGGCCGCCTTCGCCGAACTGGTCCAGCGCCGCCGCGGCTTCCGGGTGGTCGGACTGATGGCGTACGAGGGGCACGTGGCCGGGGTGGGCGACTCGGTGCCCGGGCGGCCGGTCCGTTCCCGGCTGATCCGGCTGATGCAGTCCAAGGCCCGCGCCGAGCTGGCCGGGCGGCGGGCGGAGACGGTCCGGCTGCTGCGCCGGGTCGCGGACCTGGAGTTCGTCAACGGCGGCGGCACCGGAAGCGTCGAGTCGACGGCGGCGGAGCGCGCGGTGACCGAGGTGGCGGCCGGCTCCGGGCTGTACCAGCCGCGGCTGTTCGACCACTACCGGGCGTTCCAGGGCCGGCCGGCCGCGCTGTTCGGCCAGCCGGTGGTGCGCCGGCCCGGGGTCGGCGTGGTGACGGTGCTCGGCGGCGGCTACCCGGCGTCGGGCGCGGCCGGTCCGGACCGCTCCCCCGTGCCGTACCTGCCGCCGGGGCTGCGCTACGACCCGATGGAGGGCGCGGGCGAGGTGCAGACCCCGCTGCTCGGCTCGGCCGCCGACGACCTGCTGATCGGCGACCGGGTCTGGTTCCGGCACGCCAAGGCCGGCGAACTGTGCGAGCGGTTCTCCGAGTTGCACCTGGTCGAGGGGGACTCGGTGGTGAGCACCGTGCCGACCTACCGGGGCGAGCGGCAGACCTTCCTCTGA
- a CDS encoding DUF1844 domain-containing protein, producing the protein MSSEPTQNPAADDEAIGFDDLTRDIAEVPAVEVITTVAVHLMSAAAVKCGLAEGGEKDKDLDEARKLITALAGLVTAGAPEISNFHAAPLRDGLRSLQLAFREASVVPDAPGSGPGEKFTGPVYS; encoded by the coding sequence TTGAGCAGCGAGCCCACCCAGAACCCCGCCGCGGACGACGAGGCGATCGGCTTCGACGACCTCACCCGGGACATCGCCGAGGTCCCCGCCGTCGAGGTGATCACCACCGTCGCGGTGCACCTGATGAGCGCCGCCGCCGTGAAGTGCGGCCTCGCCGAGGGCGGCGAGAAGGACAAGGACCTCGACGAGGCCCGCAAGCTGATCACCGCGCTGGCCGGGCTGGTCACCGCCGGCGCCCCGGAGATCAGCAACTTCCACGCCGCTCCGCTGCGGGACGGCCTGCGCTCGCTCCAGCTGGCCTTCCGCGAGGCCTCGGTCGTCCCGGACGCCCCGGGCTCCGGTCCGGGCGAGAAGTTCACCGGGCCGGTCTACTCCTGA
- the rplT gene encoding 50S ribosomal protein L20, translating to MARVKRAVNAHKKRRVILERASGYRGQRSRLYRKAKEQVTHSLVYNFNDRKKRKGDFRQLWIQRINAAARANGITYNRFVQGLKAASVEIDRKMLADLAVNDPGAFATLVEVAQKALPADVNAPKAAADAA from the coding sequence GTGGCACGCGTCAAGCGGGCAGTCAACGCCCACAAGAAGCGCCGGGTCATCCTGGAGCGCGCCAGCGGCTACCGCGGCCAGCGCTCGCGCCTGTACCGCAAGGCCAAGGAGCAGGTCACCCACTCGCTGGTCTACAACTTCAACGACCGCAAGAAGCGCAAGGGCGACTTCCGTCAGCTGTGGATCCAGCGCATCAACGCTGCGGCCCGTGCCAACGGCATCACCTACAACCGCTTCGTGCAGGGCCTGAAGGCCGCCAGCGTCGAGATCGACCGCAAGATGCTGGCCGACCTCGCCGTCAACGACCCGGGCGCGTTCGCCACCCTGGTCGAGGTCGCCCAGAAGGCGCTGCCGGCCGACGTGAACGCCCCGAAGGCCGCCGCCGACGCCGCCTGA
- a CDS encoding SseB family protein: MDRKNIPNPGFAADDGAADPALAAALARWSQDRTADPQVLAALAPTRLMVPIVAILGEVELDEHGHRHEKTSDMAVPVVEAADGRRALPAFTSLETLARWRADARPAPVAAPQAAMVAFSERADTLLIDPAGPVAYQLSGARLRALAENRPYLPPVADPEVREAVRALLAAEPAVVCGLLAPYQDADGLLAVVLDEGLDQAGVQEAAQRVGRAVAADPVLRVRLDRGLSLAVLPAGSALPGEPLYRR; this comes from the coding sequence GTGGACCGCAAGAACATCCCCAACCCCGGATTCGCCGCCGACGACGGCGCCGCCGACCCGGCGCTGGCCGCCGCGCTCGCCCGCTGGTCGCAGGACCGCACGGCCGATCCGCAGGTGCTCGCAGCGCTCGCGCCCACCCGGCTGATGGTGCCGATCGTGGCGATCCTCGGCGAGGTGGAGCTGGACGAGCACGGGCACCGGCACGAGAAGACCAGTGACATGGCCGTCCCCGTGGTCGAGGCCGCCGACGGCCGCCGCGCCCTGCCGGCCTTCACCTCGCTGGAGACCCTGGCCCGCTGGCGCGCCGACGCCCGCCCGGCGCCGGTGGCCGCCCCGCAGGCCGCGATGGTCGCCTTCTCCGAGCGCGCCGACACCCTGCTGATCGACCCGGCGGGCCCGGTCGCCTACCAGCTGTCCGGCGCCCGGCTGCGCGCGCTCGCCGAGAACCGGCCGTACCTGCCGCCGGTGGCCGACCCCGAGGTGCGGGAGGCGGTCCGGGCGCTGCTGGCCGCCGAGCCCGCGGTGGTGTGCGGCCTGCTGGCGCCGTACCAGGACGCGGACGGCCTGCTCGCGGTGGTGCTGGACGAGGGCCTGGACCAGGCCGGGGTGCAGGAGGCCGCCCAGCGGGTCGGTCGGGCGGTCGCCGCCGATCCGGTGCTGCGGGTCCGGCTCGACCGGGGCCTGAGCCTGGCGGTGCTGCCCGCGGGCTCGGCCCTGCCGGGGGAGCCGCTCTACCGGCGCTAG
- a CDS encoding TrmH family RNA methyltransferase — MPSTDTPLLTSLRSPRVVAARRLAKRSQRGKERRFLAEGPQAVREAIAFGRLPDSGEHAVVEVYATPEAADRHAGIVDAALAEGLPVLTATDEVIAGICDTVTPQGIVALCRFIDTPFDEVLAARPRLVAVLAHVRDPGNAGTVLRTADAAGADAVVLTDASVDLYNPKAVRASVGSLFHLPVAVGVPVEEAIGRLRGAGVRVLAADGAGERDLDRELDEGTLGAPGAWVFGNEAWGLPEETRALADEVVRVPIHGHAESLNLATAAAVCLYASARAQRSPGGCRAAG, encoded by the coding sequence ATGCCGAGCACCGACACCCCCCTGCTGACCTCCCTGCGCTCGCCCCGGGTGGTCGCCGCCCGGCGCCTCGCCAAGCGGAGCCAGCGCGGCAAGGAACGCCGCTTCCTCGCCGAGGGCCCGCAGGCCGTCCGCGAGGCCATCGCGTTCGGGCGGCTGCCGGACTCGGGCGAGCACGCCGTCGTCGAGGTCTACGCCACCCCGGAGGCCGCCGACCGGCACGCCGGCATCGTCGACGCCGCCCTCGCCGAGGGCCTGCCGGTGCTCACCGCCACCGACGAGGTCATCGCCGGGATCTGCGACACCGTGACCCCCCAGGGCATCGTCGCGCTCTGCCGCTTCATCGACACGCCGTTCGACGAGGTGCTCGCCGCCCGCCCCAGGCTCGTCGCGGTGCTCGCCCACGTCCGGGACCCCGGGAACGCCGGCACCGTGCTGCGCACCGCCGACGCGGCCGGCGCCGACGCCGTGGTGCTCACCGACGCCTCGGTGGACCTGTACAACCCGAAGGCGGTCCGGGCCTCCGTCGGCAGCCTGTTCCACCTGCCGGTCGCCGTCGGCGTGCCGGTCGAGGAGGCCATCGGGCGCCTTCGCGGGGCCGGCGTCCGGGTGCTCGCCGCCGACGGGGCGGGGGAGCGCGACCTGGACCGCGAGCTCGACGAGGGCACCCTGGGCGCGCCCGGCGCATGGGTGTTCGGCAACGAGGCCTGGGGGCTCCCGGAGGAGACCCGCGCGCTCGCCGACGAGGTGGTGCGCGTCCCGATCCACGGGCACGCCGAGAGCCTCAACCTGGCCACCGCCGCCGCCGTCTGCCTCTACGCCTCCGCCCGGGCCCAGCGCTCGCCCGGCGGGTGCCGCGCGGCGGGGTAG
- the rpmI gene encoding 50S ribosomal protein L35 yields the protein MPKQKTHSGASKRFKISGSGKVLRERAGRRHLLEHKPSTLTRKLAGTVELAPADAKKIKKLLGK from the coding sequence ATGCCGAAGCAGAAGACGCACAGTGGCGCCAGCAAGCGCTTCAAGATCAGTGGCTCCGGCAAGGTCCTGCGCGAGCGCGCCGGCCGTCGCCACCTCCTGGAGCACAAGCCCTCGACGCTGACCCGCAAGCTGGCCGGCACCGTCGAGCTGGCCCCCGCTGACGCCAAGAAGATCAAGAAGCTTCTCGGCAAGTGA
- the pheS gene encoding phenylalanine--tRNA ligase subunit alpha, which translates to MSAPNKSYDPVEVEALKPEVVEAARDEAVAAFAAATSLDELKQAKVAHTGDRSALSLANREIGALPPHAKAAAGKLIGQARGAVNQALARRQTELEAERDARVLVEEAVDVTLPYDRTPRGARHPLTTLAERIEDTFVAMGYQVAEGPEVEAEWLNFDALNLGPDHPARSMQDTFFVQAPDGSADSGVVLRTQTSPVQARTMLDREPPVYVVCPGRVYRTDELDATHTPVFRQVEGLAVDEGITFADLKGTIEQLVSTLIGDGLELRWRPSYFPFTEPSAEIDLQCFVCRGESVGNPDKPCRTCGSEGWIELGGCGVVNPRVLVACGVDPNRYSGFAFGLGLERILMNRHNVADMRDMVEGDVRFTLPFGMEI; encoded by the coding sequence ATGTCGGCACCCAACAAGTCGTACGACCCGGTCGAGGTCGAGGCACTCAAGCCCGAGGTGGTGGAGGCGGCCAGGGACGAGGCCGTCGCCGCGTTCGCCGCCGCCACCAGCCTCGACGAGCTGAAGCAGGCCAAGGTCGCCCACACCGGCGACCGTTCCGCGCTCTCCCTCGCCAACCGCGAGATCGGCGCCCTGCCCCCGCACGCCAAGGCCGCGGCCGGCAAGCTGATCGGCCAGGCCCGGGGCGCCGTCAACCAGGCGCTCGCCAGGCGGCAGACCGAGCTGGAGGCGGAGCGCGACGCCCGCGTGCTGGTCGAGGAGGCGGTGGACGTCACGCTGCCGTACGACCGCACCCCGCGCGGCGCCCGCCACCCGCTGACCACGCTGGCCGAGCGCATCGAGGACACCTTCGTCGCGATGGGCTACCAGGTCGCCGAGGGCCCCGAGGTCGAGGCCGAGTGGCTCAACTTCGACGCGCTCAACCTGGGCCCGGACCACCCGGCCCGGTCCATGCAGGACACCTTCTTCGTCCAGGCCCCGGACGGCTCCGCCGACTCCGGCGTGGTGCTGCGCACCCAGACCTCCCCGGTCCAGGCGCGCACCATGCTCGACCGCGAGCCCCCCGTGTACGTCGTCTGCCCCGGCCGGGTCTACCGGACCGACGAGCTGGACGCCACCCACACCCCGGTCTTCCGCCAGGTCGAGGGCCTCGCCGTGGACGAGGGCATCACCTTCGCCGACCTCAAGGGCACCATCGAGCAGCTGGTCTCGACCCTGATCGGCGACGGCCTGGAGCTGCGCTGGCGGCCCTCGTACTTCCCGTTCACCGAGCCGAGCGCCGAGATCGACCTGCAGTGCTTCGTCTGCCGCGGCGAGTCGGTGGGCAACCCCGACAAGCCCTGCCGGACCTGCGGTTCCGAGGGCTGGATCGAGCTCGGCGGCTGCGGCGTCGTCAACCCCCGGGTGCTGGTCGCCTGCGGCGTCGACCCCAACCGCTACAGCGGGTTCGCCTTCGGCCTGGGCCTGGAGCGGATCCTGATGAACCGTCACAACGTCGCCGACATGCGCGACATGGTCGAGGGTGACGTGCGTTTCACCCTCCCGTTCGGGATGGAGATCTGA
- a CDS encoding lytic polysaccharide monooxygenase auxiliary activity family 9 protein, with the protein MSMKRTAMSVGVIGAAVLTVSVTGIGTAGAHGTVTNPVSRVAACYAEGPETPKSQICKDLVALSGTQPLYDWNEVNLANAAGNHQALIPDGKLCSAGRDKYKALDLPRADWPASAVTAGKVDFKFRVTAAHQGNQTIYITKQTWDPTKPLKWSDLDAVPVAQVPTSRTSDNGYYNYSGTLPQRTGRQLLYMVWQRTDSPEAFYSCSDVDFGKSAAAGQPAALTAQAPAAPSEEQISAGLSKSTVAHHGHGGNANEPAGAVVPTNSAAVGGGSATGPLLLAGAAAIGVGWAGMVLRRRRVEAVRHDG; encoded by the coding sequence ATGTCCATGAAGCGAACCGCCATGTCCGTAGGCGTCATCGGCGCCGCGGTCCTCACCGTCTCGGTCACCGGCATCGGCACCGCGGGCGCGCACGGCACCGTCACCAACCCGGTCAGCCGGGTCGCGGCCTGCTACGCGGAGGGCCCCGAGACCCCCAAGTCGCAGATCTGCAAGGACCTCGTCGCCCTCAGCGGCACCCAGCCGCTGTACGACTGGAACGAGGTCAACCTCGCCAACGCCGCCGGCAACCACCAGGCGCTGATCCCGGACGGCAAGCTCTGCTCGGCCGGCCGCGACAAGTACAAGGCCCTCGACCTGCCGCGCGCCGACTGGCCGGCCAGCGCGGTCACCGCCGGCAAGGTCGACTTCAAGTTCCGGGTCACCGCCGCGCACCAGGGCAACCAGACCATCTACATCACCAAGCAGACCTGGGACCCGACCAAGCCGCTGAAGTGGTCCGACCTCGACGCGGTCCCGGTCGCCCAGGTGCCGACCAGCCGGACCTCCGACAACGGCTACTACAACTACAGCGGCACCCTGCCGCAGCGCACCGGCCGCCAGCTGCTCTACATGGTCTGGCAGCGCACCGACAGCCCCGAGGCCTTCTACAGCTGCTCCGACGTCGACTTCGGCAAGTCGGCGGCGGCCGGCCAGCCGGCGGCGCTCACCGCGCAGGCCCCGGCCGCGCCGAGCGAGGAGCAGATCTCCGCAGGCCTGTCCAAGTCCACCGTGGCCCACCACGGGCACGGCGGCAACGCCAACGAGCCGGCCGGCGCGGTCGTCCCGACCAACAGTGCCGCGGTGGGCGGCGGCTCGGCCACCGGCCCGCTGCTGCTCGCCGGTGCCGCCGCGATCGGCGTCGGCTGGGCCGGCATGGTGCTCCGGCGTCGTCGGGTCGAGGCTGTTCGACACGACGGCTGA
- a CDS encoding sensor histidine kinase, with the protein MVGSGPELDPDDLPDGLVVADALGRVVCFNRAAARLTGIHPQAALGSTLEDALPLEDLDGRRWWQLTDPYGGLAIRTSQPERNLLLPGGREVLVSARYVRTLPQGPLQRLVIALRGTEARRRTERSHAELIATVAHELRSPLTSVKGFTATLLAKWERFTDGQKRLMLETVDADADRVTRLIAELLDISRIDAGRLELRKQVVDLAAAVRRHVERKVATGIPEERFDIRVAEPLTVLWADPDKVDQVLANLLENAVRHGEGTVTIEVAPAKEVVEAPVWERSGTPPRIVEGTAVTVSDEGSGIPEDSMPRVFTRFWRGSKRGGTGLGLYIVKGIVEAHGGSIRVDRAPGGGARFRFILPSGVPDFML; encoded by the coding sequence ATGGTCGGCAGCGGGCCAGAGCTCGACCCGGACGACCTGCCGGACGGCCTGGTGGTCGCCGACGCCCTGGGCCGGGTGGTCTGCTTCAACCGCGCCGCCGCCCGGCTGACCGGCATCCACCCGCAGGCCGCCCTCGGCAGCACGCTGGAGGACGCCCTCCCGCTGGAGGACCTCGACGGCCGCCGCTGGTGGCAGCTGACCGACCCGTACGGCGGCCTGGCGATCCGGACCAGCCAGCCCGAGCGCAACCTCCTGCTGCCCGGCGGCCGCGAGGTGCTGGTCTCCGCCCGGTACGTCCGCACGCTCCCGCAGGGGCCGCTGCAGCGGCTGGTGATCGCCCTGCGCGGCACCGAGGCGCGCCGCCGCACCGAGCGCAGCCACGCCGAGCTGATCGCCACCGTCGCGCACGAGCTGCGTTCGCCGCTGACGAGCGTCAAGGGGTTCACCGCGACCCTGCTCGCCAAGTGGGAGCGGTTCACCGACGGGCAGAAGCGGCTGATGCTGGAGACCGTCGACGCCGACGCCGACCGGGTCACCCGGCTGATCGCCGAACTGCTGGACATCTCCCGGATCGACGCCGGACGGCTGGAGCTGCGCAAGCAGGTCGTCGACCTGGCCGCCGCCGTCCGCCGGCACGTCGAGCGCAAGGTCGCCACCGGCATCCCCGAGGAGCGCTTCGACATCCGCGTCGCCGAGCCGCTGACCGTCCTGTGGGCCGACCCGGACAAGGTCGACCAGGTGCTGGCCAACCTGCTGGAAAATGCCGTGCGCCACGGCGAGGGGACTGTCACCATCGAGGTGGCACCCGCCAAGGAGGTCGTGGAGGCACCCGTCTGGGAGCGCTCCGGCACCCCGCCCCGCATCGTGGAAGGCACAGCGGTCACCGTGAGCGACGAAGGCAGCGGCATCCCCGAGGACTCGATGCCGCGCGTCTTCACCCGCTTCTGGCGCGGCTCCAAGCGCGGCGGCACCGGCCTGGGCCTCTACATCGTCAAGGGCATCGTCGAGGCCCACGGCGGCTCGATCCGCGTCGACCGCGCACCCGGCGGTGGCGCCCGGTTCCGATTTATCCTGCCCTCCGGGGTGCCCGACTTCATGCTCTGA